In the Zingiber officinale cultivar Zhangliang chromosome 5A, Zo_v1.1, whole genome shotgun sequence genome, ATGTTGGAGATAAATTTATTTTGTATCAACTTTTAAGGATATATTtggtataaaaattaatttttccccTTAAGAAAGTTTTTTCCCCATTTCCTTTATTAAATTTTTAGGTAGAAAATCTtttgattataaaaaggaaacttttccttCCCTCACTTTCTTTTaatttacataaaaaaaaaactacttaacactatttttttcatttttccatACAAAGCTCCCAAATGAAACCTTAGTTTCActcttttctttaaaaaaaataattaaaaacccCGTCctccataatatatatatatatatatatatatatatatatatatatatatgaaactgACCTCCTAGAATCGATCTACGGATATGGAAGAAGATAAATACAGATAAACAATTGAAAATGCATAGTCGGGACACTAACCTCAAACAATGACACCTCGAAAATCGAATCCTGGATCTCTCGATCGCGAGACTATACGCCCCCAATTGTGCTATGCCTTGGGAAAAAAAATCGTCCTCCATGCATATACGAgagattttcttttttttattattatttttaaattttttagtttcactctttttttttttttttttttttttgttcgatcGTATAGTCGTTTGTTTAATTGAGTAGAAGTTCGCTATTTTTAGAATAAAGTTTTATTTAGGATCCTAATTTTgatggataatttttttttcataaacaaTTCAAAATAAATTGTAAATTTCTTTTCCCCTTCCATCTGTGAGTGAATAGAAAGCACTAATTATAATTAATGCCAATGAATAATTAAACAATTAAGGGCTTTCATAAGAAATAATAAGGTTTCGGAGGCAAAATAGAAAATGTTGCATTGCAGTGTTTCATGGTCCGTTTTTGAGTCGCCAATGACGATTTGAGCTAAAAACCCTAATTTCAACGTCGCTAATCCCTGTTCTCCCGATTCATTCCTTCATATTGCTCGATAAATCGATAAAGCTTTGTTGATTCTCTTCCCTTTTTTCTCTTAAATGCTTGATTTTGATCTTATTCGTCGCAAGTTTGGagtaaagagaagaaaaaaaaatcgcaTTTTTCGCCTCGGTCCCTTCTCGGTGGCAGAGAAGGGCTTGCTCAAATCACTGCGCTGAGCCCTAAATGATACTGGGTAGGAGGCGGTTGTATCGTCTGACCTCCATTCGACTGTTCGAATCCCTGCGCAGCAGCAGCGGCAGCAGCTCTTCTGGCAGTTCCAGCGTCCATCTCCGCCCGGAGATCGTGCAGGCGACCGTCTCCGCGTGCTCGTCGGATACAATTGCGTTGAGCTTCTTCCTCTGGTGCGCCCGTCAGCCGAATTACTTCCATGATCCTCGCTCTTTCGACCGGATGATCCCCGTCGTCTGCCGACTCACAGACAGGTTTGGATCCGTCAGGGAGATTGTTAGGGAACTGGAGGAGGTCGGGTGCTCCATAAAGGCGCAAACTTTCATGGTCTTAATCAGGGTTTATTGGCGAGGGGAGTGTTACAGAAGCGCCCTGGAGGCGTTTGATGAAATGATCAAACGAAATTATGTTCCTAATACATTTGCAAGGAACATGGTTCTCGATATCCTGTTCAAGACACGCAATCTTGATGTGGCAATGGAGTTCTTCGGAGGCACCGAATCTCCAAACTTCCTTAGTTACAACATAATGCTATCCAATCTTTGCAGGCTAAGCCATTGGTTGGAAGCTAGAGATGTTCTAAGAAAGATGGTAGAGAAGGGGTTTGATTTCAATAGTGGGACACTTACCGTGGTTTTTGATTTCTTATCCAAGGCTCGGAACCTGAAAGATTTGCTCCAGTTGCTAGCATTCACTATTGTATCAGGCAAACAATTAACAGTAACTATTTGGACAATTTTGATCAATGACCTTTGCGAAGTTGGTAAAGTTGATAGAGCAAGTGTGTTGCTGGAGAAGATGGTAGGGCATGGGTGTTCACCCACTGTGGCAACTTACACTTGTGTAATTAGAGGTCTCTTTCGGGCCCAAAAGTTTGATAAGGTCTCTGTTATCCTAGATGTCATGCTATCCACTAAGTGCAGCCCTGATTTGGTCTTTTATAATGTCCTGATTGATTGCTTCGCAAAATTGAGAAGGTATGATGATGCTATCGAAGTCTTTCTCAGTTTGAAGGGCATGAAGCTAAATCCCGATGCTTATACTCTGTCTTCATTGCTATTTACACTATGCTCAGGCAGGAAATTGAGGAACCTTCCCAAGTTAATAGATGGGCTGGATGTTTCGGTTGATCTTGTTGCTTGTGGATCACTAATTAGTGCTTTTTGCAAAGCTGGTTTTCCATCACAAGCAATCGAAGTTTTTGTCAAAATGATGGATAGAGGTTTTTCTCCAGACAGCTATAGTTATGCTGGACTTATAAATGGATTATGCATATCGGGAAGGATTGAGAGAGCAGTCGGTGTTTATCATTCCATTCTCGCAAATACTGCTAACATAGATGCATATGTGCACACCGCCATCGTAGCTGGGCTtgtaaaagaaaaagaatatcGCACGGCAATTCAACTCTTCAGGAATGCTGTTCTTCAAGATTACCACCTTGATGTCGTGTCCTATACAGTTGCTATTACTGGGCTTTTCAGAGGATGCCGGTATGAGGAAGCTCGGAGTTTGTTTGACCAGATGAAGCACTCTGGAGTTCTTCCGAATATTTGTACCTATAATGTGATGCTATATGGCTATTGTAAGGCTAGGGATGTTGATGCAGTTAAACAGTTGCTAAGAGAGATGGAGATTGCTGGGTTTGATGTCGACGACATATCTTTCAACACCATTATTCGTCTTCTGATTAAACTGCAGCGTTCTAACTCGGCACTCATTTTATGTCAGAGGATGTGTGATCTGGGAATGATGCCAGATAGGAGAACATACTCGTTGCTTTTGGATGGAAAACCAGACGTTCGCTTCCCTGAATTGACTTGTAGATCAAACGGTCTCACAATTGTAGAGTGTTGCTCGTCTGATGTTGAAAATGAACTTGTTTGCTCCGCTAATTAATGATCGTTTGGATTCAGTGATACTTGTCGATCTATTCCATTAGCCATCGACTGCGGATTGATATCTTATCATCTCTAAGGAAAGTAGAGCTGGGGAACAATGGATACTTCTTTTTTTATCATTGAACATACTCTAATGTAGAGTGACAGATAATCAGAAGTGAAGCAAAATGCAAAACATACATATAGTGAACTCGTCAACTAAAATATGCAGAAACCAAGGAACGTTTGGAAATCCAAACACCAGTAGTTTTCTAACAGCCATGCAAGTTCCATTCAGAGGGCGTTCGTACAAATTACAATTTCCAACTAAAAGTCGACAATACAAGTTCCATGAAGAGAACGTTCATGCTAGCAAGTAACCAGAGTTACAAGATTTTGGATGCTTTTGCTTAATCTTCTTAGTCCTCCTGGAAGTCAGAATCCTCTGTGCCATCATCTTCCACCTCGTCTTCTCCTTCAGAATCACTCTCCACATAAATGGCTTTGGTTCTGTTGTCTCTCTTCGGTCTCGTCCTTCCTGTTACTGCTGCTGCCACTTCATCGATTGCTGCTGCGATGTTGGAGCCACCTGAGTCTTCGCTAGCGGAGGGAGAACTTGTTAGTCTACTCAAGACTGATCCACTTTTCTTGTTGAAAGGAGACGCCCTCATCTTCCTGAGCTTCTTCTCCGGTGACACCCGGGTGGCGGGCTGCACGTTGGTGTTGGGCTTCTGACTGTTGGCCTTGCTTGCTGCCTGTGTGGAACCCCTCTTCCTGGTGGCGGCAGTTTCATTCCTAGGCTTTCTCCCTTTACCTTTCACTGATTTAGGGGCCTCCTCATTGATACTGAAATCATCATCGTTGTCGAGTTCATCGATGGTTGGCATGAGGTGATGTTCAGGTTCGTCATCCTCATCGTCGGATAGGACAGCATATGTTGCTTTCTTCGCAGCAGCATTTCTGCTTGGCTGCTTCTTTGGCTTTTCCTGGTCTACTACTAGTGTGTCAGTTTCCATTGCTGCATAATTGGAGAACAGTTAGTCTTCATATATTAATCTTTGGGCCAAGAAAAGGACGTCGATGAATGTTACCTCCATGATCAGGGGAAGAATCAAGATTGTATGCCGCAAGTCGGTCTTTCAACGCAAGTATCTCTTCTTCTTCGTCGCT is a window encoding:
- the LOC121981052 gene encoding putative pentatricopeptide repeat-containing protein At1g16830; this encodes MILGRRRLYRLTSIRLFESLRSSSGSSSSGSSSVHLRPEIVQATVSACSSDTIALSFFLWCARQPNYFHDPRSFDRMIPVVCRLTDRFGSVREIVRELEEVGCSIKAQTFMVLIRVYWRGECYRSALEAFDEMIKRNYVPNTFARNMVLDILFKTRNLDVAMEFFGGTESPNFLSYNIMLSNLCRLSHWLEARDVLRKMVEKGFDFNSGTLTVVFDFLSKARNLKDLLQLLAFTIVSGKQLTVTIWTILINDLCEVGKVDRASVLLEKMVGHGCSPTVATYTCVIRGLFRAQKFDKVSVILDVMLSTKCSPDLVFYNVLIDCFAKLRRYDDAIEVFLSLKGMKLNPDAYTLSSLLFTLCSGRKLRNLPKLIDGLDVSVDLVACGSLISAFCKAGFPSQAIEVFVKMMDRGFSPDSYSYAGLINGLCISGRIERAVGVYHSILANTANIDAYVHTAIVAGLVKEKEYRTAIQLFRNAVLQDYHLDVVSYTVAITGLFRGCRYEEARSLFDQMKHSGVLPNICTYNVMLYGYCKARDVDAVKQLLREMEIAGFDVDDISFNTIIRLLIKLQRSNSALILCQRMCDLGMMPDRRTYSLLLDGKPDVRFPELTCRSNGLTIVECCSSDVENELVCSAN